ATCAAAACGAAAGAGAAAGACAGCGCACCGGACGTATCCATTGCCGACATGCTGGCGCAATGAGAATCCTATGCCGATACGCGTAAGAAGCTGCAACTATCAGCTATGCAAGACGTTACGCGGAGAATCGAAAACGTCCGATTAGGTGCATAGAAGTCAGCGACAACCACCTGCTTTCTCCGAGGACGGAATTCCTGCTCGCAGGGTGTCCGGTTCATGCATTCGCGGGCATCGCGCCAAGAATTCGCGTCAGTCCCATATGCTCCGATTCTTCCCCAAGCAGTATATACAAGACAACGCGCGTGCTGGCATCAACCTGACGCTTGTTTCATTACGGCGGTCAGCGCGCGGATGCCCTGCGCGATGTCACCGACCCTGTTATCGCCTGCTTCGCGTTCGAAGATATAGCCGCCGTCGAAGTCCGCCTCGGCCAGGATGCGGACAAACGCGACCCAGTCCACTTCGCCCGTGCCGACGACGACTTCCTCGCCCCACTGACCCTTGACTGACGTTCGCCGGGCATCCTTGACATGCACCTGCTTCACGTGCGGCACGAGCGCGCGCAGCGCCTCAATCGGATTGTCCATGTTGTAGAGGATCATGTTGGCGGGATCGAAGTTGACCGCAATATTCCGGGCGCCGCGCTTCTTCATCGCGTCAAGAAACATCAGCAGCGATTGCGCGGTTTCCTGGCCGGTCTCCATCAGCAGCGTAACG
The genomic region above belongs to Candidatus Hydrogenedentota bacterium and contains:
- a CDS encoding sugar phosphate isomerase/epimerase, translated to VTLLMETGQETAQSLLMFLDAMKKRGARNIAVNFDPANMILYNMDNPIEALRALVPHVKQVHVKDARRTSVKGQWGEEVVVGTGEVDWVAFVRILAEADFDGGYIFEREAGDNRVGDIAQGIRALTAVMKQASG